The Huiozyma naganishii CBS 8797 chromosome 3, complete genome genome contains a region encoding:
- the KNAG0C03940 gene encoding uncharacterized protein (similar to Saccharomyces cerevisiae YDL144C; ancestral locus Anc_7.320) — protein sequence MANEGNKPYVLVIGAGGVGVIATLSLFVRDKSIVSLVVRSDYNHVLEHGYTIDSCDYGKLENWTPHHVFKDTAHALGESGESNFYDYIVVTTKNIPDGPVHSRVPQVIEPILERFKVEFPERRTNVVLIQNGIDIERDIYERFSRDEYNYCVLSGIEIIGSTKIGPGQIHQVGTDFLSIGPFDSKDAAAIRAAKDFVELYHNEGKNKGEFDERVRYSRWKKLLYNAAINTTTALVSLDVPRALQFGSDQKSTEFEIFRPAMNEIMDIAAAEGISLDSQFIDFFTNISKDIMFTPSMCVDRQKNQLMELEVILGNPLRLAETYNVKTPVLKMLYNLLILVQCKIKESKGLLEFDEKTCRVVDPN from the coding sequence ATGGCTAACGAAGGTAATAAACCGTACGTTCTTGTGATTGGTGccggtggtgttggtgtAATTGCGACGTTGTCGCTTTTTGTGAGGGATAAATCGATTGTGTCGCTGGTGGTCAGGTCTGATTACAACCACGTCCTGGAGCACGGATATACCATCGACTCGTGCGACTACGGCAAATTGGAAAACTGGACCCCTCACCATGTGTTTAAGGATACCGCACATGCTCTAGGTGAGAGTGGTGAGAGTAACTTTTACGATTACATTGTCGTGACTACTAAGAACATTCCTGATGGCCCCGTGCACTCTAGAGTGCCTCAGGTAATTGAACCAATACTGGAACGTTTCAAAGTAGAGTTCCCAGAAAGGAGAACAAATGTGGTCCTTATTCAAAATGGGATCGATATCGAGAGAGACATTTACGAACGTTTCTCCAGAGACGAGTACAATTACTGCGTTCTTTCCGGTATCGAGATCATCGGATCGACGAAAATTGGACCCGGTCAAATACACCAGGTAGGTACCGATTTTCTTTCTATCGGTCCGTTTGATAGCAAAGATGCTGCCGCGATACGTGCCGCAAAGGATTTTGTGGAGTTGTATCACAATGAGGGCAAAAACAAGGGTGAGTTTGACGAAAGGGTCCGCTACTCAAGATGGAAGAAACTCTTGTATAACGCAGCGATAAACACGACCACTGCGCTGGTCAGCTTGGATGTTCCCCGGGCTCTTCAGTTTGGCAGTGACCAGAAGTCTACAGAGTTTGAGATATTCAGACCTGCCATGAACGAAATCATGGATATTGCCGCTGCGGAAGGTATTTCTCTAGATTCGCAAttcattgattttttcaCCAACATTTCCAAGGATATTATGTTTACACCTTCGATGTGCGTGGACCGTCAAAAGAATCAATTGATGGAGCTAGAGGTCATTCTAGGTAATCCCCTCAGATTGGCAGAAACGTACAATGTCAAGACCCCGGTACTTAAGATGTTGTACAATCTTTTGATTTTGGTACAGTGTAAGATTAAGGAATCTAAGGGGCTGCTAGagtttgatgaaaagaCATGTAGAGTGGTTGATCCAAATTAG